One window of Robiginitalea biformata HTCC2501 genomic DNA carries:
- a CDS encoding phospho-sugar mutase, whose amino-acid sequence MDSETILKTAKSWLTDFFDPAVKKEIQDLVENDPEELKDRFYKNLEFGTGGMRGIMGTGTNRINKYTLGKSTQGLSNYLKEIYGADGLQVVIAYDCRNNSQSLARLVAEVFSSNGIRVYLFSELRTTPELSFAVRHLGCHAGVVLTASHNPPEYNGYKVYWTDGGQIVPPQDGEIIRAINRLEYEDIRFEPREDLIKTIDAEVDEAFIEACVANGSIGAAGKDDFSIVFTSLHGTSITAIPQVLEKAGYKKVTIIPEQAEPDGNFPTVASPNPEEPAALALALEKGEAIGADMVVGTDPDSDRLGIAVRNSEGRLELLNGNQTMVLMTRYLLDARKSEGFKGNEFVATTIVSTPMMPAMADAYGVECKTSLTGFKWIAKMIVDFPDQEFLGGGEESYGYMVGDFVRDKDAVTSTLLACEIAAQAKSDGSSFYRELLQCYADFGCYRERLVSLVKKGMDGAQEIRQMMKDFRENPLKQLDGSEVVRIDDYNDATSLDTRTGERTPIDLPTSNVLVYTTADGTRVAARPSGTEPKIKFYVSVNAPIDSVSDYPGMHRQLEEKIDRILADLNLEG is encoded by the coding sequence ATGGATTCCGAAACCATCCTGAAAACCGCAAAAAGCTGGCTCACCGACTTCTTTGACCCAGCGGTTAAAAAGGAAATACAGGACCTTGTGGAAAACGACCCGGAAGAGCTCAAAGACCGGTTTTACAAAAACCTGGAATTTGGCACGGGCGGGATGCGCGGCATCATGGGGACCGGCACCAACCGCATCAACAAATACACCCTGGGCAAAAGCACCCAGGGCCTGAGTAATTACCTGAAAGAAATTTACGGAGCGGATGGTTTGCAGGTGGTAATTGCCTACGATTGCCGGAACAACAGCCAGTCCCTGGCCCGCCTGGTTGCCGAGGTTTTTTCATCGAACGGTATCCGCGTCTACCTGTTCTCCGAGCTGCGGACCACCCCGGAACTCTCCTTTGCCGTCCGTCACCTGGGTTGCCATGCCGGCGTGGTCCTGACCGCCTCCCACAACCCGCCGGAATACAACGGTTATAAGGTATACTGGACAGACGGCGGCCAGATTGTGCCCCCCCAGGACGGGGAAATCATCCGGGCCATCAACCGCCTGGAATACGAGGACATCCGTTTTGAACCCCGGGAGGACCTGATTAAAACGATTGACGCCGAGGTAGACGAGGCATTTATCGAGGCCTGCGTGGCCAACGGCAGTATTGGCGCTGCAGGGAAGGACGATTTCTCCATTGTGTTTACCTCCCTCCACGGCACGTCCATCACGGCCATCCCGCAGGTACTCGAAAAGGCCGGCTATAAAAAAGTGACCATCATCCCGGAGCAGGCCGAGCCGGACGGGAATTTTCCAACTGTGGCCTCCCCGAACCCCGAGGAGCCGGCTGCCCTGGCGTTGGCCCTGGAAAAGGGGGAAGCCATTGGCGCAGATATGGTGGTGGGGACCGACCCGGACAGCGACCGCCTGGGCATTGCCGTGAGGAATTCCGAAGGTCGGCTGGAACTGCTCAACGGGAACCAGACCATGGTACTGATGACCCGGTATTTGCTGGATGCCCGGAAATCCGAGGGCTTTAAGGGCAATGAATTTGTTGCGACCACCATCGTGTCCACCCCCATGATGCCCGCCATGGCAGATGCGTACGGGGTGGAATGCAAAACATCCCTGACGGGATTTAAATGGATTGCCAAGATGATCGTCGATTTCCCGGACCAGGAATTCCTGGGCGGGGGCGAAGAGAGTTACGGGTATATGGTCGGGGATTTTGTACGCGACAAGGATGCGGTGACATCCACGCTCCTGGCCTGTGAGATTGCGGCCCAGGCCAAGTCGGACGGCAGCAGCTTCTACCGGGAACTGTTGCAGTGCTATGCAGATTTCGGCTGCTATCGCGAACGCCTGGTTTCCCTGGTGAAAAAGGGAATGGACGGGGCACAGGAAATCCGGCAGATGATGAAGGACTTCCGGGAAAACCCACTGAAACAACTGGACGGGTCCGAGGTTGTCCGCATCGACGACTACAACGACGCCACCTCCCTGGATACCCGCACCGGTGAGCGCACGCCCATCGACCTGCCCACCTCCAATGTCCTGGTCTACACAACTGCCGACGGGACGCGCGTAGCAGCCCGGCCCAGCGGTACCGAGCCAAAAATCAAGTTCTATGTGAGCGTAAATGCCCCCATCGACTCGGTCTCGGACTACCCGGGCATGCACCGGCAGCTCGAGGAAAAAATCGACCGGATACTGGCCGACCTGAATCTCGAAGGATGA
- a CDS encoding ABC transporter ATP-binding protein → MKYFRKILRFALPYRRYGILNIFFNILYALFSALSFVALIPMLEVLFQQTEPVKEPPVYEGIGQLESYVKDSLYYELGSVAGDDKMQALVWVIGLVLVLFLLKNVFNYLAMFYITFLRNGVLKDLRNAIYEKIVTLPVSFYSEKRKGDVIARITSDVLEIQHSFLSILELIVREPLTILFTILAMFFISVKLTVFVFVFIPLAGFIISRIGKSLKRHSDRVQREQGNFLSIVEETLGGLRVIKAFNAEKRFADQFAASTGRFFRFSNSLLNRQNLASPVGEFLGILVIGILLWFGGKMVLVEGSLNAASFIAYMGLAYNILTPAKAISKASYGVKKGNAAAERVLEVLETPSTLSDPSDGKQIDGFNTSLKLERVSFRYEDEPVLTDFSLEVAKGQTVALVGQSGSGKSTIANLVTRFYDVNEGRITLDGTDIREVTKASVRHLMGLVTQDSILFNDTVRNNILLGREEATDKEVEAAARIANAHEFITQLPRGYDTNIGDGGNKLSGGQKQRLSIARAVLKNPPIMILDEATSALDTESERLVQDALEKMMQGRTSLVIAHRLSTIQHADRIVVLQKGRIVEQGTHQELLEQGGVYKRLVEMQQLA, encoded by the coding sequence ATGAAATATTTCCGGAAAATCCTCCGTTTCGCCCTCCCCTACCGGCGTTACGGGATCCTGAACATCTTCTTCAACATCCTCTACGCGCTTTTCAGCGCCCTGTCGTTTGTGGCGCTGATCCCCATGCTGGAGGTGCTGTTCCAGCAAACCGAACCCGTCAAGGAACCCCCGGTGTACGAAGGGATCGGGCAACTGGAATCCTATGTAAAAGATTCCCTGTACTACGAGCTGGGTTCCGTGGCCGGGGATGACAAGATGCAGGCCCTGGTCTGGGTAATCGGCCTGGTGCTGGTCCTTTTCCTGTTGAAGAATGTCTTCAACTACCTGGCGATGTTCTACATCACCTTCCTGCGGAACGGCGTCCTGAAAGACCTGCGGAATGCCATCTACGAAAAGATCGTGACGCTGCCGGTGTCCTTTTACTCGGAAAAACGGAAAGGCGACGTGATCGCCCGTATTACCTCGGACGTCCTGGAAATACAGCATTCCTTCCTGTCCATCCTGGAACTCATCGTACGGGAACCGCTTACCATCCTCTTTACCATCCTGGCGATGTTTTTTATCAGTGTCAAGCTCACGGTCTTCGTCTTTGTCTTTATCCCCCTGGCCGGGTTTATTATCTCGCGCATCGGGAAATCGCTGAAACGGCATTCCGACCGGGTACAGCGCGAACAGGGGAACTTCCTGTCCATCGTGGAGGAGACCCTGGGCGGGTTGCGCGTCATCAAGGCCTTCAATGCCGAAAAGCGATTCGCCGACCAGTTTGCCGCGTCTACCGGGCGGTTTTTCCGGTTCTCGAACAGCCTGCTCAACCGGCAGAACCTCGCCTCCCCCGTCGGGGAATTCCTCGGCATACTGGTTATCGGGATCCTGCTGTGGTTCGGGGGAAAGATGGTGCTGGTGGAAGGCAGCCTGAATGCCGCCTCCTTTATTGCTTATATGGGGCTCGCCTACAACATACTGACGCCGGCCAAAGCAATCAGCAAGGCCTCCTACGGCGTAAAAAAGGGCAATGCAGCAGCCGAGCGCGTACTGGAAGTACTGGAAACCCCATCCACCCTGTCCGATCCGTCAGACGGAAAACAAATTGACGGTTTCAATACCTCCCTGAAACTGGAACGCGTTTCGTTCCGGTATGAAGACGAGCCGGTACTGACGGACTTCAGCCTGGAAGTCGCCAAGGGGCAAACGGTGGCCCTCGTAGGACAATCCGGAAGCGGGAAGAGTACCATCGCCAACCTGGTGACGCGCTTTTACGACGTCAATGAGGGGCGCATTACCCTGGACGGGACGGATATCCGGGAAGTGACCAAGGCTTCGGTCAGGCATTTGATGGGCCTGGTAACACAAGACTCCATCCTCTTCAACGACACGGTCCGCAACAATATCCTGCTGGGTCGGGAAGAGGCGACGGATAAGGAAGTAGAGGCCGCCGCCCGGATTGCCAACGCACACGAATTCATTACCCAGCTGCCCCGCGGTTACGACACCAATATCGGGGACGGCGGGAATAAACTCAGCGGCGGTCAAAAGCAGCGGTTGTCCATCGCACGGGCCGTGCTGAAGAACCCCCCGATCATGATCCTGGACGAGGCGACTTCGGCCCTGGACACGGAAAGCGAACGCCTCGTACAGGATGCCCTCGAAAAAATGATGCAGGGACGCACCTCCCTGGTGATCGCCCACCGGTTGAGCACCATCCAGCACGCAGACCGGATCGTGGTCCTGCAGAAAGGGCGCATCGTGGAACAGGGTACCCATCAGGAGCTCCTGGAACAGGGCGGGGTGTACAAGCGGCTGGTGGAAATGCAGCAATTGGCCTGA